In Deltaproteobacteria bacterium, the genomic stretch GCCTGCTGCACGCGCTCCAGGACAATGTGGCGAAGTACGAGGCGCAGTTCGGGAAGATCGACGTTTCCGGCGCGCTGCCTCCGACGCTCGGCATGCCCCACTGAGCAACGGAGTTTTATTTTCTCTCCGCCCGGAACGGGACAGGGGTCCGGTTCTGGGACGCCGAGTCCGGGACTCCGCCTGTGGCCTTCCGAGCGATGCGGAGCTGGCACGCGATCTGCTCTCTGCCATTGCGAGCGCACATCGAGGCGCGCAAGGGAGAGCAGATGGAGAACCAGCAGCAGTCGGGGAGCGGCGGGAACGGGCGCAAGCCCTGGGCGGCATACAACATCGTGGAGAGGAGCGGCCGGCAGTTCTGGAACCGCGTAGGGAGCGCGTTCCACAACCACGACGGATCGATGAACATCTACCTGGACGCGCTGCCGCGCGATGGGAAGATCCAGATCCGCGAGTACGACCGCGACCGAGACAAGGAGCGCGGAGGCGCGCTGGCTGAAGAGGCGATCGAGGCCTAGGCGCCGATGCTCCCCGGACTGCTGGCAGCGCTCCTCTGCGCCGCGACGGAGCCGCTGCCGTTGCCGTCTTCGGACGGCGGCGCGGCCGCAGCCCAGGCGTCCAAGGCGCCACGCAAGAAACCGGGAAAGGCGGCGCTCACCGGCGTCCTCAACGTGAACCGCGCAACCGAGGCGGAGTTGCGGCTTCTTCCGGGTATCGGGAAACGGCGGGCAGAGCTGATCGTCGCCCGCCGGCAGAAGAAGCCGTTCGCGACGGTCGACGAGGTGGGCCGCATCAAAGGCATGCGCGCGTTGGTGCAGCGGCTGCGATCGCGCCTCACCCTACAGGGGGACACGACCTTGCGTCCGCTCCGCCCTTGACCTCGCTGGAGCGAGGGAGTAATCGGCGCACGACATCGAAGTCCGCCGCCGTGGCGCCTCCGCAGCTTGGAGGCCTCGAGGGAAGCCGGTTGAAAGCCGGCGCGGTCCCGCCACTGTAGCCGGGCAGCCAGTCCCATGAAGCCACTCGCGCCATGAAGCGGGGAAGGCGGGACGGCGCGCAGCGCGAGGGCGCTGCAGACCCGGGAGCCAGGAAACCTGCCTGGCGGCGCAAACAGCGCTTTCGCCTCTTCGAGAGAAAGAGGGGAGCCCGTGCCGCCGTCCCGCACCTCCTGTCGTCGCCTCCTGCCCTTCGCGGTGCTGCTCGCGACCGTCGCGCGCGCGCAGGAGCCCGGCGAGACCATCGAGGTGGAGGGGAACCGCCCGGAGGCATCGCCTCGCGCGCCCGCGGCGCAGACGACGGCGATCGACGTGCGCCAGTACGCAGGCGCGGTGCGGACCGTTTCCGAGTTGCTCGAGGCGGCGCCTGGCGTCACCGTGCATGCCCTTGGCGGTCCCGGCCAGACTGCGACCTTGTCGCTGCGCGGCGGCACGGCCGACCAGTCGGTGGTGCTGCTCGATGGCATCCCGCTGCAGGGTCCGGGAGGCGGCGCCATCGATCTCGCGACGGTGCCCGCCACGTTGCTCGAGCGGATCACCGTCACCCGGGGTGTGGTCGGCGCGCAATTCGGCGCCGGAGCTCTCGGCGGGGTGGTCGAGCTGCAGCCGACCGTCGCGCATGGCAACAGCAGCCTCGGCGCCCAACTCTCGGCGGGATCGTTCGGAACCATGCAGGCCGCAGCGGACGGGACGGCGGCGCTCAATGAAGGGAGCGCCGTCGTGGCGGTGCAGGCCGATCGCACTGCAGGCGGATTCGAGTTTGCGCGCCAACTCACGCCGGAGATCCCGAATGCGCCGTATTACGGGTTCACCCGTCAGAACGACGACTCGAAGCGGCTCTCGGCGATGGCGCGGGTGGCGCAACCGCTGGGAGCAGCGGAGATCGATTTGCTGGTCCAGGGTTCCGCGGGCGAGCGCGGGCTGCCCGGACCGGCGGCAGCGACCACGAGCCGGTCGCGCGAGCTCGATGCAGGAGGTCTTGCGGGCGTTCGTGTGCGCGGAACCGGCGACGGCTCCGCGTGGTCGGTCCGGACCTGGGGGCGCCTCGACCGGATCGAGCTGCGCGGGGTGCAGTCATTCGGGGATTGCGACGATGGTTCGCCGGAATGTCCACGTCTCGACCAGCGATCGTCGTCCGGCGCGGCGGAAGCAGAGTACGGATTTCTCGCCGCGCGCAGCCACTGGCTCCGCGCTTCGCTACAGGCGCGAGAGGACCGGGTCCACGGCGGCGACACCGGCTCGCATGATCGCGTCTTGTTGTCCGCCGCGCTCACTGACGACATCGCATCCGGCGGTGGATTTTCCTTTCACCCTGCCCTCCGCGTCGAGCGCGTCGGCTCCAAGACCGGCGTGAGCCCGGCGGTGACGGCATCGTGGCGTCCCGCGAACAGCGAATCGCTGGAGCTGCGCGCAGGCTCGGGATTGTCGTTCCGCGCCCCTACGTTCACCGAGCTGTATCTGGAGCGGAACGGCGTCGCCGCGAACCCCGGCTTGCGGCCGGAGCGCGCGTGGTCCATCGATGCGGGCGGAACCTGGCGCAACGGCGGCGCTGCGATCTCCGCCGGCGTCTTCTGGTCTGCTTACCGCGACCTCATCGTCTACGAGTTCTACCCCCCCGCGAAAGTGAAACCGTTCAACGTCGGCGGCGCGCGGATTGCCGGAGCCGAGCTGCAAGGCTCGGTGACGCTGCCAGCGGGGTTCCGGATCGACGCGGCGTACAGCTTCCTGCACACGGTCAACCTGCGCGAAGGCGACCAGGAGGGGCACAGCCTTTCATATCGCCCCCCGCATCGGGTGTTCGTACGGGGCGCGCGTCGAGGCGACCGCCTCGAAGGCTACTTCGAAGGCCGCTTCACCTCCGCCATGCCGCGCAATCCGTACGACACGGCGGCGCAGGCGGCCCAGCTCGTGTTCAACGCCGGTCTCGGGGTCCGTGCCGCGGGCCCGCTCTGGCTCGATTTCGAAGCGAAGAACCTTTTCGACGACCGCACCCTGGAGGACGTCTTTCAGTATCCACTGCCGGGGTTCTCGATTGCGGTCATCGCGCGCGCCCGCCTCTGACCAAGGAGACCTGCATGAAGCGCATCGTTCCAGTCCTGATCCTCGTCACCGCCTGCGGCGGCGCGAACAAGCCTCCTCCGGTGCCGACTATTGCGCTGCCGTCCGGCGACGCCCTCAAGCCCTTCGATCCTGCGCACCCGACGTTCGCCCACCCAGCGGGTGTCGCTGGATTCGCAGACAAGGTCTATGTCGCGTTGGGAAACAGTGATTCGCCGACCTTCAGGCCTTCCGGGCCCGGCATGCTCGCCGTCGTCGTCCCGAGCACCGCGAACGTGCCCGTCATCGATTTGGGGGGCAGCACCGGGAAGCAGTGCCTCAGCCCGGGGTTCGTGCGCGCCGCCGGCAATTACCTCTACGTCAGCTGCACGGGCGCATTCGGGTCGACCACCGGGGCCGCGATCGTCGAGGTAGATCCTGCAGGGAATGGGTCGGTGAGACGGGCGCTGTCGATCGGCGTCAATCCGAATGGTGTCGCCGTGGCCGGCAACCGCGTCTGGTACGGTGACACCTCCTCCGATCGAATCTTCCCGGTCGATCTTGCGACGTTCACTTCCGCCGGCGACCCGATCGCGCTCGGGTGCCCGCAGGGAAGCGACCCGATGAGCGCGTTCCGCTACATCCCCGACGTCGCGCCCATGGGAACGGACCTGTACGCGCTCTGCGCCTCCGACATCGGGGGGAAATTGTACCGCGTCGACCCGGGCACAGGCGCCATCAAGTCGCAAGTGTCGGTCGGGCCGATCGCGACCGAGCTGACGAGCACCGCCGACGGCCGGATCGCGGTCGTCAACTCCGGCGACAGCACGGTCATGCTCATCACACCGACGAGCACGGGTCTCTCGGCGCAGGTGGCGCTGACGCTGCCCAATACCCAGAACCTTCAGGACATCCGCGCGCGCGATCATTTCCTCTTCACGGTGGCGTCGCAGACGAATACCGTGCAGAAGATCGACCTCACCGCGCAGGGCGGCCCGAAAGTGGTCGCGGAGGCCAACGTGGGCGACGGCGCGAACCCCTGGAACGTCTATCCTCTCGACGACGACCAGGTCATCGTGAGCAATCTGCTGACCAACAATCTCGTCGCGATCACGAGCACCTGCGGTGCGGGCAAGGTCTGCTGGACGGTGCGCTGATGCTGCTTGTTGCCCTGCTGCTCGCGGCGGGGCCACGGCAGCATCTCGGCCCGCCGGTGCCCGCCGAGGTCCGGCGGGTGGTGACGGTGGCCCCGGCGTTGTCGGAGATCGTGCTCGCCCTCGGCGCCGGAGAGCGCCTCGCCGGCGTCACGCGCTTCGACGACGACCCGCGCGAGCGCGACCTTCCCCGGATCGGGGGCTACAACGATCCGCAGCCCGAAGCGGTCCTGGCGGTGAAGCCGGATCTCATCCTGGCGGAGCCCGCGCCGGAGAACAGGGGCCCGGTGGAGACGTTGGCGCGGCTCGGCATCGCGGTGGAGACGTTTCCCCTCTCCACCGTGGGGCACATCGAGGCCGCCATCTCGGCCATCGCGGGCTTCCTCGGCGTGCCGGAGCGAGGGCTCGCGCTGAACGCGGACCTCGAGCGCGCCCGGCAGCAGGCGCGGAAGGCCGCAGCGGGACGCAAGAGGACCCGCGCCCTGCTCGTCTTCGGACTCGATCCGCTGGTGGTCGCCGGTCCCGGCGGATTCGCCGGAGAGTTGCTCGCCGACGCGGGAGGCGAGAATGCCGCGGGAGACAATCCGTTGCCCTTCTTCCGGCTCAGCGCCGAGGCCGCGGTGCGCGCGGCGCCCGAAGCGATCGTGCTCTGTGGTATCGACGCTCCGCCCGGCCGCTCTCCCATCCCCGGACTGGAGAAGACCCGCGTGACCACGCTCCGATCGACCGCGCTCCTGCATCCCGGACCGCGCCTCCCGGAGGCGCTCTCCGACCTCGCCGCCGCGCTCCGGAGATGAAGCGCTCGGCGGCCGCGCGCGCGGCGCTGGCGGTCGCGGTCCTCATCCCCGCGGTGGCCATATCCGCGATCGTCGGGCTCTCGACAGGAGCCGGAGCGCTCTCACTGCGCGATGCCCTCGCGGGCCGCGAGCCGGATGCGACGGTGCTCTTCCGGCTGCGCGTTCCCCGGGTCATTCTGGCTGCGGAGGTGGGCGCCGCGCTTTCCGTTGCCGGCGTCGCCCTGCAAGCGCTTTTGCGCAATCCCCTCGCCGACCCCTTCGTCTTCGGCCTCTCCGGTGGCGCGGCCATCGGCACCGCCCTGGTGACGGTGGCCTCCGGCACCGCGCTCGGCGTCGCGGCCAGCTCCGCGGCGTCGTTCGTCGGCGTCCTTCCCGCGCAGTTGGCGGCGGTAGCGGGAGCGATGGCCGCCGCGCTGCTCGTCTTCACGCTCGGGCGCGCGCGCGGCCAGCTCGAGCCTGCCCGGGCGCTGCTGGTGGGCGTCGTCTTCAACTCCTTCGCTTCCGCGCTGGTGCTTTCGGTGGAAGCGGTCCTCCGGCCCGATCAGATGCAGGCGGTCTCCCTCTGGCTGGCGGGCGCTCTCGGGTACGAGCCGATGCCCCTGCTCACCGGCGCCGCGCTCGCCCTGGTGGTGCCGGCGCTGGTGCTCGTGGCCCTCGCGGGACGGCTCAATCTGCTCGCGCTGGGCGACGAGGGCGCCGCCGCCCTCGGCGTGGACGTGGGCCGCACGCGCATTTTGGCCTTCTTCGCCGCGAGCGCAGCCGTGGGCATCGCGGTGGCGTTCACGGGCTTGGTCGGATTCGTCGGCCTGATCGTGCCGCACGCCGTCCGCCTGCTCACCGGTCCCGATCACCGGGTGGTGCTTCCTGCCTCCGCGCTTGGGGGAGCGGCCTTCCTGATCCTCGCAGATGCCCTCGCCCGCGTCCTCTTTCGCGGCCTCGGCGCGGAGCCGCCGGTCGGCGCCGTGACCGCCATCGTCGGAGCGCCGCTCTTCGTCCTCTTGATGCGGAGCCGCCGGTGACGTTGCTCGAAGGCCGCGAGCTGCGCTACCGGCATTCCGCAGGGGCCTCGGAGGCGGTCGCGGGGGCCTCGCTCGCCGTGGCGCGCGGTGAGGTGGTCGGCGTGATCGGGCCCAACGCCGCCGGAAAGAGCACCCTCGCGCGCCTCTGCTGCGGGCTGTTGCCGGCCCAGCACGGCACGCTGCTGCTGCAGGGCGCGCCGCTGGCCAGGCTCTCGCGCCGCGACCGCGCCCGCCGGGTCGCATTCCTGTCCCAGAATCCGCCGCACGATCTCTCCTTCACCGCCCGCGAGGTTGCCCTGATGGGGCGCGCGCCCCACCTCGGCCTCTGGTCCCTGGAGGGACCGCACGATCTGGAGCGCGCGAACGCGGCGCTCGAGGAAGTCGACGCGCTGGATCTCGCCGATCGTCCGGTCTCCCAGCTTTCGGGCGGAGAGCGCCAGCGCGTCTTTCTCGCCCGCGCGTTCGCGCAGGAGGCGGCGCTGCTGGTGCTGGACGAACCGACCGCGGCTCTCGATCTCGCGCACCAGGTCCTGCTGGTGAACGCCCTCCGCCGCAGGGCCCGCGACGGCGGCGGCGCGCTCCTCGTGCTGCACGATCTTGCGCTCGCCGGCGCCGCCTGCGACCGGCTCGTCTTGATGCACGTCGGCCGGGTGGTGGCGGAGGGCGCGCCCGCCGACGTCTTGCGCCCCGAGGTCCTCGAGCCCGTCTACGGAACGGAAGTCGAGGTGATGGCAAATCCGGCGACCGGACAGCCGCTGGTCGCTCCGCGCATCTCGCGGTGACGCTCACTGCAGATAGATGGTCAGGCCGCCTTCGAAGAACTGGTCGTAGGGTCCCTCTACGCGCCTGCGCCAGACGACCTGCAGGCCACCCTTCTCGCTCAAGAGACCGATCCCCGCCGAAAGCCACCACTGCCGCGCCGTCGCATCCCAGGTTGCGCCGCCGCGCAAGGCCATGGCGTCACCGAGCAGCAGTTCCCCGCCCAGCGCCGCCTTGCTCTTCACGTTGCTCGAGTCGGACAGGTCGGCGCGGTAGTCGACCGACAGGTGCCAGTCCGTGTCGGTTCCCCACGCCATCGCCGCGGTCGCAGTGAGCGGGAAGAGTGGAATCTTCTCGAGGGACACATTCTGCAGCACGGCCGCCCAGGAGAAGTTCCCCCGACGCGCGAGCAGACCGAAATCCTGCGCCCACTTCTGCACCAGTCCGTCGGGCGTGTGGAACCGGAGGAACTTCGTCTCGCCTCCGAGAAAGAGATTTTGGCCGACGGCGCCGGAATATCCGAAGCCGACGCTCCATCCCTCGCCGCGCCCCGACGGTTGTCCGCTGGCCCACCGCGACCACATGAGCCCGGTCGCGACCGGGCTGGAAACCGAATCCACCAGGCTCGCCAGGACCGCCTGGGCGGGATAGCGGGAGTCGTACAAGCCGTCGAGCTCGAGATGATAGCGGTGCCCCTGCGACAGGCCGGCCGGGTTCACCGAAAGGGCATCGTTGCCGGTCGCGATCGCCGCGTGCGCCCCGCCCATCGCCGTGGCCCGCGGAGGGTCCACATTGGTGGGCCACGGAGCGCCTGGATCCTGGACGCGATTGTCCGCGAACGCCGCTCCGGCGCCGAGCAGCAGGGCAAGTACGCAGCGCATCCGCCCACAATATAGCGGTGGTCTGCGTCAGACCCCTTTGCTACCTTGCGCGCCGCGATGAAGCACCCGCTGCGCAAGGTCGTCATTCCCGCCGCCGGCCTGGGGACGCGTTTCCTCCCCGCCACCAAGGCCATCCCCAAGGAGATGCTCCCCATCGTCGACACCCCCACCATCCAGCTCGTCGTCGAAGAGGCGGTGAAGGCGGGCGTCGAGCAGGTCGTCGTGGTCAACGGCCGCGGCAAGTCGGCCATCGAGGACCACTTCGATCGCAGCTACGAGCTGGAGGACACGCTCTCCCGCAAGAAGAGCAGCGAGCTCTTCCGGCAGGTCCGCCGGATCAGCGACATGGTGCGCCTGGTCAGCGTCCGGCAGAAGGAACCGCTCGGGCTCGGCCATGCGGTGCTCGCGGCCAAGCCGGCCATCGGCGACGAATGGTTCGGCGTCCTGCTCGGCGACGACCTGATCGATTCCGACGACCCGGCCATCGGACAGCTCGCCCGCGTGGCCACGCAGACGGGAAAAGCGGCGGTGGCGCTGATGCCGGTGCGCGACGACCAGACGCACATGTACGGCGTGGCCGCCGGTCAACCGCAGGCGGACGGGAACATCCTCGTCGACCGCATCGTGGAGAAACCTCCGCGGGGATCCGCCCCCTCCAACCTGGCGGTGGTGGGCCGGTACCTGCTGCCTCCCGACGTCTTCGGCATCCTCGAGAAGGTGAAGCCGGGAGCGGGAGGCGAGATCCAGCTCACCGACGCTCTCGCGGTCCTCGCGCAGCAGGGCCGGCTGATCGGCGTCCGCTTCCAGGGCGAGCGCCACGACGCCGGCGACCGGCTCGGCTACCTCCAGGCGAACCTCGCCTACGCCCTGAAGCGGCCGGAGCTGCGCGATCCGTTGCTCGAGTACCTGCGTCAGGTGGTGAAGCAATGAAGCTCCTCGCCGCGCTTCTTCTCGCGTACGTGCCTTCCGCGGAGTCGCTGCTCAAGCAAGCAGCGGCCCGGGCGCAGACCCTCGCGCGCACCCGCGAGGTGACTTTGTCCGGCGCGCTGGCGGTCGGCGGAGATCCGCAGCGCAACGCGCACCTCGTGCTGCGTTTTCCCCTCCAGTGCCGCCTCGACGGCGAGGGCGGCCTCTCGCTCTCGGTCAAGGGGACGGTCGAGAACCCCGGTGCCGTCGGCGAAGGCACTGCCGGTCCTGCGCTCCGGTTGCTCCAGCTGGCCTGCCCCTTCCTCGCCCACCGCGGAATCCCCAGCGCCGAGGGTCAACAGATGTTCCGGGCGGCCGCCCACGCGGTGGGTGCGGACGTGGCCGCGGGCGCCGGACTGTCGCGATTCGGCGACCGGGTCACCTGGGTGCTCGGCGCTCCGGCACACGATCTCTCCACTCCGCAGCTCTGGCTGTACAAGGACAACAATGCGCCCGCGCGGCTGATCGCGCAGGGCGGCGCCGACCTGCGCCTGTTGGAGTACGGCAATCCCGCCGCGGGGGAGTGGTTTCCTCGCGTCATCGAGCTGTGGACGTCGGGTCAGCTCGCCGCCCGCTTCGAGGTGCTGGAGGCGAAGGGCGTGCGCGCGGCGTCGCAGGAAGAGGAAGACGATTCCCGCGAATGAGCTGTACGCGGTCGCGCTGAACGTTCCCGCCGCGGAAGGAATCTTCACCTACCGCATCGCGGCCGAGCTCGGCGTGGCGGAGGCAGGGCGGCGCGTCCTGGTTCCTCTCGGGCGCCGCACCGAAACCGGGATCGTCGTCGGTCCCGCCCAGCCGCAGGAGGAGGTGCGCGACGCCATCCGGCTGCTCGACGAAGCTCCGCTCCTGACTCCCGAGATCGTCGGCCTCGCGCGGTGGGCGGCGGCGCACTACCTCGCTCCATTGGGACCCGCGTTGAAAGCGGCGCTCCCGCCCGGAATGGACGTCCGCGACGTCTTGATTCCAAGGCTGACGGATGCGGGGCGGCAGGCGCTCGAGGGAGGGCAGCTCGATCTTCCGGGGCAGGAGGAGGAGCTGCGCCGCGCGCTGCGGAAGGTGGTCGCCGGGACGAAGCTGGCGCGGGCGCATCTCGGCGATCTGGCCAA encodes the following:
- a CDS encoding helix-hairpin-helix domain-containing protein, with the protein product MLPGLLAALLCAATEPLPLPSSDGGAAAAQASKAPRKKPGKAALTGVLNVNRATEAELRLLPGIGKRRAELIVARRQKKPFATVDEVGRIKGMRALVQRLRSRLTLQGDTTLRPLRP
- a CDS encoding TonB-dependent receptor; the encoded protein is MPPSRTSCRRLLPFAVLLATVARAQEPGETIEVEGNRPEASPRAPAAQTTAIDVRQYAGAVRTVSELLEAAPGVTVHALGGPGQTATLSLRGGTADQSVVLLDGIPLQGPGGGAIDLATVPATLLERITVTRGVVGAQFGAGALGGVVELQPTVAHGNSSLGAQLSAGSFGTMQAAADGTAALNEGSAVVAVQADRTAGGFEFARQLTPEIPNAPYYGFTRQNDDSKRLSAMARVAQPLGAAEIDLLVQGSAGERGLPGPAAATTSRSRELDAGGLAGVRVRGTGDGSAWSVRTWGRLDRIELRGVQSFGDCDDGSPECPRLDQRSSSGAAEAEYGFLAARSHWLRASLQAREDRVHGGDTGSHDRVLLSAALTDDIASGGGFSFHPALRVERVGSKTGVSPAVTASWRPANSESLELRAGSGLSFRAPTFTELYLERNGVAANPGLRPERAWSIDAGGTWRNGGAAISAGVFWSAYRDLIVYEFYPPAKVKPFNVGGARIAGAELQGSVTLPAGFRIDAAYSFLHTVNLREGDQEGHSLSYRPPHRVFVRGARRGDRLEGYFEGRFTSAMPRNPYDTAAQAAQLVFNAGLGVRAAGPLWLDFEAKNLFDDRTLEDVFQYPLPGFSIAVIARARL
- a CDS encoding hemin ABC transporter substrate-binding protein is translated as MLLVALLLAAGPRQHLGPPVPAEVRRVVTVAPALSEIVLALGAGERLAGVTRFDDDPRERDLPRIGGYNDPQPEAVLAVKPDLILAEPAPENRGPVETLARLGIAVETFPLSTVGHIEAAISAIAGFLGVPERGLALNADLERARQQARKAAAGRKRTRALLVFGLDPLVVAGPGGFAGELLADAGGENAAGDNPLPFFRLSAEAAVRAAPEAIVLCGIDAPPGRSPIPGLEKTRVTTLRSTALLHPGPRLPEALSDLAAALRR
- a CDS encoding iron ABC transporter permease, whose protein sequence is MKRSAAARAALAVAVLIPAVAISAIVGLSTGAGALSLRDALAGREPDATVLFRLRVPRVILAAEVGAALSVAGVALQALLRNPLADPFVFGLSGGAAIGTALVTVASGTALGVAASSAASFVGVLPAQLAAVAGAMAAALLVFTLGRARGQLEPARALLVGVVFNSFASALVLSVEAVLRPDQMQAVSLWLAGALGYEPMPLLTGAALALVVPALVLVALAGRLNLLALGDEGAAALGVDVGRTRILAFFAASAAVGIAVAFTGLVGFVGLIVPHAVRLLTGPDHRVVLPASALGGAAFLILADALARVLFRGLGAEPPVGAVTAIVGAPLFVLLMRSRR
- a CDS encoding ABC transporter ATP-binding protein encodes the protein MTLLEGRELRYRHSAGASEAVAGASLAVARGEVVGVIGPNAAGKSTLARLCCGLLPAQHGTLLLQGAPLARLSRRDRARRVAFLSQNPPHDLSFTAREVALMGRAPHLGLWSLEGPHDLERANAALEEVDALDLADRPVSQLSGGERQRVFLARAFAQEAALLVLDEPTAALDLAHQVLLVNALRRRARDGGGALLVLHDLALAGAACDRLVLMHVGRVVAEGAPADVLRPEVLEPVYGTEVEVMANPATGQPLVAPRISR
- the galU gene encoding UTP--glucose-1-phosphate uridylyltransferase GalU — protein: MKHPLRKVVIPAAGLGTRFLPATKAIPKEMLPIVDTPTIQLVVEEAVKAGVEQVVVVNGRGKSAIEDHFDRSYELEDTLSRKKSSELFRQVRRISDMVRLVSVRQKEPLGLGHAVLAAKPAIGDEWFGVLLGDDLIDSDDPAIGQLARVATQTGKAAVALMPVRDDQTHMYGVAAGQPQADGNILVDRIVEKPPRGSAPSNLAVVGRYLLPPDVFGILEKVKPGAGGEIQLTDALAVLAQQGRLIGVRFQGERHDAGDRLGYLQANLAYALKRPELRDPLLEYLRQVVKQ